The sequence GAGGAAAGGGGAATCCCCCCCCCTCTTTTCTCCCCGCCCCACCCGGGGTCGTTTTTAAGCCACTTTTgggtttttcacttgtttttttttttttttttcggttaTTGTGGGGAGGGGTctcttccccccgcccccccaccaGCCCAGCACCAATAAAGTTTTCTACGGGACCCTggtggattttggggaggggtctctGGGCGGGGCAGGGCTTTGATGACCACGCCCCCTGCAGAGGGAGCCACGCCCACTCCGCTGCGCCCTCAGCACGTGCCCGCCAATCACGGCTCTGCGCAGCTGACCCCGCCCCATGGTGGCGGTCACACCCACCTGGAGGCCACGCCCATGGGACACACCCAGAGTGGTCACACCCACCTGGAGGACacacccaaaatggacacacTCACCTGGAGGACACACCCATGGGACacacccaaaatggacacacCCACCTGAGGACACACCCATGAGACACACCCAGAGTGGTCACACCCACGAGACACACCCAAAAGTGCTCACGCCCACCTTGAAGCCACGCCCAGGACacaccccagctgaccacaccCACAAACCACACCCAAACCTGACCACACCCGCCCCAAAGCTACACCCGTGACACACCCAAAACTGGCCACGCCCACCCTCCCCCACCAAGCCCCGCCCCTTAAAGGCACCGCCGGCAGATCACGAAACGCGGCTTTAATGCGTGGGGGCGTGGCCTGTCGCGACACGGGCGGGGCCCGTCCCCACAGGGGCGTGTCCTGAGCCCTCAGGGGCGTGTCCAGAgccggccggggcggggccagccccagcagcgGCCACATTCACAGCTTGGGCTGGGGCGTGTCCGGCCCCTCCCTGGGCGTGTCCCTGAGCCCGCAGCCGCTCCAGGTCGCTCTGGAGGCGCTCCAGGCCCTGCCGGAGGTCGCTGAGCGTctgctccaggtgctcctcGCGCCGCCGGCTCTGCCCCGCCTGGCGCAGGTACTCGAGGTAGAGGCAGAGCCCCCCGACCCCGAAGACCAGGGCCTCCCCCAGCAGCTCGGCGCCCAGCTCGGCCGCCGCCTCCTCGTTCAGCGGCTTCACGGCCGCCCCCCGGAAGCCCAGCAGGCGCATCTTGGTTCGCATTTCCACCCAGTGGTAAactgaggcaggagaggagggtCAGGGGAGGCGGGAGGGGGCGAGTTgtcccccccgccgcccccagGACCGCCGCCAGCGAGGTTCAGCGGGAGATTCCCGCCGGGGCTGGGTAGAAATCCCACCCGGAGCAACTCCCGGATCGTTCGCGAAAGCCGGCCGCAGATCTCCAAAATGTAGCCACAAAACCTCCCAAAATCCTGTCACAGATCACCC is a genomic window of Hirundo rustica isolate bHirRus1 chromosome 39 unlocalized genomic scaffold, bHirRus1.pri.v3 SUPER_39_unloc_6, whole genome shotgun sequence containing:
- the OPA3 gene encoding optic atrophy 3 protein; this translates as MVAGAFPLAKLLTLGARQLSRPLAARIKAGARASPFFRTYICLPPAQLYHWVEMRTKMRLLGFRGAAVKPLNEEAAAELGAELLGEALVFGVGGLCLYLEYLRQAGQSRRREEHLEQTLSDLRQGLERLQSDLERLRAQGHAQGGAGHAPAQAVNVAAAGAGPAPAGSGHAPEGSGHAPVGTGPARVATGHAPTH